TGAAGAGAAACATACAGACTCATTATCAATAAACCAGGAAGTAAAACCTCCGGGAAGTCAGACTTCTTACATGTTAGAGCAGTGATGAGAGTGCAGAGTGTCCCCAGCATGTtgtcagtgtgtggtgtgaacgacctgtccagctgagagatgagcagggttggagtgtgaggagaggagaggctgcaggaCCCACCtataaggagacagacagggaggaccACTGGGAGGGGCCTCTGTAGTTAACCTATCACCAAACCAGGGAGGACCAGAGGGAGGGGCCTCTATATCTCACCCTATCAACTTCTGTATGATGGACATTTAataaatttaaattactgtaACTATTCAACAATCAAAAATATCAATATTTTATATTGGACTAACAACAACCATATGGGATCATTTTGGTTACACTGAAAAGAGCAGTATTTGGTTTCATTTGAGTTATGTTGGTAAGTTTCCTTAAAATCAGCATGTCATAATATAGATAATAACATTATAATAATATTATCTGGACCTGATAGTGGGGTTCTGAACTAACAGTACATCACTAAATGACTGATGTAATACGTctctactgtaaaccaggggactGACTATCATGGAGGTTGTCTGATACATGGAGTCTTCTGTTAGGACTGAACCTTCTGGAATATCACTTTATCATTCATGCTTTGTGACAACTAGGTGTAATTGTTAATGACAACATTCTAGTAAATGTGTGAAGGGTTTTGTGTAAAACACAAGCATGGAATGTTCTCCTACTGCAGACACACTGGTTCAGGATGACTTGACATTCAGTTAGTGTCTATATTCAGAACATCTGAAAGCAGAAGTGAGTGTGTTTGGTGGGGAGGTTTTTGTCATGGTGTATATCACTGTGATACTTGCGCATAAGGAGAGTCATTCTGAGtctgacagtaatacactgctGAGTCTGTCTCCTCCACATTACTGATTATAAACTGATAATCCTTATCAGACGTGGCTTTAGATGTGAAACGATCAGAGGAGAAACCAGATCCATATTCATCAGGAGAGTCATTTGTGTAGTAAAACCTTAACACATACTGAGGAGCTCCTCCTGGAACCTGCTTATACCAGCTTACATAATTGCCTTCATCTTTGGTAATGTCACAGTAAAAAGTAGCAGTCCCCTTTGTACTGACAGTCAGTACTGAAGGTGTCTGTGTCACTGCTTTCTGGCAACTGACATCTGTGGGAATTAAACACACCATTTATTAAGACAATTAATCATACATGAATGTAAAACTTCATTGGCATTGTTTTTAGATTCAGAATGAACAAACAGTAAATTCCTTACATGTTAGGGCAGTGATGAGAGTGCAGAGTGTCCCCAGCATGTtgtcagtgtgtggtgtgaaCGGCCCTTACTGTCCAGCTGAGAGATGAGCAGGGTtggagtgtgaggagaggagaggctgcaggaCCCAACtataaggagacagacagggaggactAGAGGGAGGGACCTCTACAGTTAACCAATCACCAGCTACTCTCATTGCTCTACATGAGGACCTGTCTTCATCACTGACTCATATTCTACCTCCATCAAACCATAACTGTAGTTTAATATCCTATACTAGTTCTACACAGGACCAACATAATGATGAGGTACTCAATTTTAGTCCCAAATGTCTCCCTAATCCTtttatagtggactactgttgaccagaacccAATGAGACTttgtcataagtagtgcactgtaaagggaatagagtgcaaTTAGGGACATAGTCTCAGTTTTTGtcctctccccccacacacacagttctgaGAGGAGATAAAACAACCTCTTAATTTACATGAAGCTATAAataaggggaggaggggaagcaGGTGTCctgggggagaaagggggagaaagggagcaACACATCACTGCCTGTAACTCAGTGTCAGAGCGAGAACACGTCCCTGGTGAATGACTCTGATAACTAGAGATAGTAGACATGAAACTATCAGCTGGTCTTTGGGTGGGACTGAAACCAGTGGTCTACAGACAGCTGTTCCTGTTGTAAAGTACATGTAGATCTTTCCTCAGTCATTATTGGTGGTTGTATGTCCTCCTCTGCTGTACGTTGATAGAACTGCAGCCTCTGTTCTGATCACTGATGCAGAATATGAAACACAGCATGACATGACCCTCTATATGTTGGACCAATTCTAACTTCCACTTAAGGGGATACTTTACCATCCCTTCtaattttggcaatgaggccctttatatacttccccagagtcagatggacTTGTtcataccatttgtatttctctgtgtccagtttgaaggaagttagtTAGTTTAGTCAGTCAATGTTAACTAGCgtttcccatagacttccagtcattgtgcgatcttcatctgactctggggaagtagataaaggacctcattgAGTGTTTACTTAGTCATGGATTGATGCCAATTGGAGACTAAGTGAAGACCAGACTTATACAGTTGTAATTCATGCTGAAATGATACTGAGTCCaacatctaatattaatactagaGAACAGTTTAAACCATGTAATAATGACAGCTTCAAACTCTCTAAACATTGACCTGTCATTCCTGCATCCTCAGTTAAAATGGAGGCCGGTGTTTTAGTCTGAAATACCTGGatgcttctctttctctccgcCTAACTTCTGtaactttctctccctcctctgtgtctctaagTGTCCATAGTTCCACTCCACATCCCTCCACCCTCTATCTTGGTTCAATAGTTTCCAGATTCCACCTCATTCAGTGCTGTGAAAAATTCTGCCTACATTTCCATCATATTAACCACAGGCTCTTCAATGTAAGGCTACAGTCAACTGTTAGGTCATCACTGGTTGGTCAGAATCCTTCTTATGATAATAAACCAGGTAAGGATTCTGGGCTCCTCTGTCTTGGTTCAATTTAAACAGTCATTATCCAGATTCACCCTCATTTAGTGCTGCTAACACTGATGCTCATCAACATGCTCAAATACAAACACTTGTTCTTTAGAATGTTCTTTATTtaatatctacaatacaacaaaGCTCTAACTATTCCTCTATTAATCATTAGTAATTCAACTCATTTCACAATAGTAGAGAGACCTAGTCATCATGACAGTATTTCAGATGTTATGTTTTAGAGAACATGATGCTGGTACAGTGAATGCATCAATAGTAACTTGTCATGAGAAACAACCCTCAACAACTATTTGACATTACATTGGTTATTGTCATACTATTCACTGCTGCATTCAGACTTCAGCCCAATATCATCCATGTTAAGATTTTAACTTCTATATTTAACAGCAAAGCAAGGATCAAAACATCACTAAAACGTTCTAACAAAATAACAGCTTCACTCGCTGTGAAGCTATAACGAACTACCAGTTGTATTGATTGTCTGAAACTATTGATTTACAGACTACAACTAGTCTTTCTGATCTCTTTCTCAGAGAATGTTGACCCCAACGACACTTTACATGTGAACACcatgtcatgacgttgcctgtttgggtacagcaagccccatccccctctccctgccactccctgccttcccctttcctccttcaactaggttgctgtggtcagagagacgtcgtaaattcctgagaatctcctcatggacaCACAGTATAGCAGAGGGTACActttcatagagaacaaagggatttcttccacctcacagaacttgaggtacgaacaaatTTCATGTTCCGggaaaagtataaaagatcggtgaagattccAGCAATGAACTGGTCCGTTTGTCACAACTTGGGAAACTCACGGGAGACTgtgtggctacattaccataccgctgtttatataatagcctcagatatgaggtttacatctaattgttgtataagatgaatgagtgagtatgatactgtttgtataattgtgcaatatgattttggactgtttaatgaagaaaaatttAATcacttttgatttgaactaaatcagaggaccgcccctgagcccagttagggtcagacatcctgggacagcccctttctGCAATTCTGAATAAAAACCCAACTTTGAGAAATTATCActagaccatgtttttctccattaggagTGGAAGAAGGTTGcagaccattgctgaatcttttaaccataccacgtggttaaactcttagactatcgataccgacagaataagaacaagtctttgatattgattaCTAGTCTACatctaggaattcggtatcattgaacgcgaagaacgacaaccgccgaaacatccattctataacgaatgtcactctgaactatccacaataaccacgacagagagagggagagagaggacgaaactctccaacagaaacaaacttttcaccagcgatcaagacgacacactaagcgtaaatatatatatattgattgcaattgttcccgaatgagtgagcgttcatgtgcaaaggattagcatctCAATTGTTATAGTTATCACTTTGTAGTGACTTCTTAGTCGACCCCCACTCCCCCtcttgtctaacaagccgccatgccggtttagcccactagggccgATTCTCCTATCATTTGTTGTAACCACAtttaatttgtttgtttgtttgtttatgcatttctgtgaattacttagttagtaataaataaatgatttaagacaattgatgtatggatgactcatagtgaagactgggttcgtgcagataaccaacaatttacgacgtttggaatgagactaacgtgaggtaaagtaaataattaattaattcgaagactaattgatcagataaaatatctgaaaagttatttTAGGTAatgataactttgtaatctgaatatttttccttggtgccccaacttcctagttaattagttacgttattaatcAGTTGAACGCGTAAtaactaattacagagaatctttgataaaaactataagtcttcaatttaatgatagtaaagacacgacaacCACGCCCTTATCCCACTCTGCAGTCTGAATGGTCAGATAGCTGCTGATCTTGAAGGTTTTGTCTGGTTGCTGCTCAGCAGGGCTGGTAGAAACATCTTCTGTCACTGATTCACTGTTAGACATCCAGCTGACATCTGCCAACCCCTTGGACTTCTGAGACAGGTTACTAGTCAGACACACCAGTGTTGCTCTGCTGGACTTGAGGTCTTCAGTGGATGGAGGGAACAGAGTCACAGCAGGTGTAGCAAGATCTCCATCTGTAGAAAGTAGTCAACGGATGGGATGAGAAGAAAACACAATGGATAACAGTTTATATTTCAGTACATGTGGGTATCATTACCAATACACCCTGCATTAAGAGCAATTATATAGAGAACTGCTCTTCATGATGTTTACAATGATACTGATAGAAGGAATCATACGGTGTTAAGGTTTTAAAATGAGAGACAGAGCAATTTATTAATACAttatttataatattacatcaCAGCTCTGGAAGACTAAAATGCTAAAAGCTGAACGAAATGTGGACATTTTAACTGTAAAATACAAATAATTCACAAGGAAatgggattaaaaaatatatatatttgtctaAGAATTGAGCTGGATAAAATTTCTGGAGATGAAAGATCTCCTTTACATTGAGTTATACAGACAACAGAAACACAAGATATGAATGATTAAACACTTTGAGATGAAAGATCTCCTTTACATTGAGTTATATAAACAACAGAAACACAAGATATTCATGATAAAACACTTTGAGATGAAATATCTCCTTTACATTGAGTTATACAGACAACAGAAACACAAGATATTAATGATTAAACATGAACAGAGCAGACCAACCAGAGACATTCACACTGTCATCAAACTGTTTCATAAGTCATTTACAAACAACATACGAGACAGGATTAAAGCAGGTGCAAAATATTAAATCAGTGAATTTAAATGACATTTTATTAAACAAACatttaacaatatatatatatatctgaccaACACTATAGTAGAAACAAAACCTATTCTGTAGATTAAAACATTAGAAGGGTACTCACCAGTAACAATGAGCTTGGTTCCTGGTCCGaataccaaatcaaatcaaattttatttgtcacatacacatggttagcagatgttaatgcgagtgtagcgaaatgcttgtgcttctagttccgacaatgcagtaataaccaacaagtaatctaacctaacaattccacaactactaccttatacacacaagtgtaaagggataaagaatatgtacataaagatatatgaatgagtgatggtacagaacggcataggcaagatgcagtagatgtatagagtacagtatatacatatgagatgagtaatgtagggtatgtaaacataaagtggcatagtttaaagtggctagtgatacatgtattacataagatggcaagatgcagtagatgatatagagtacagtatatacatatacatatgagatgagtaatgtagggtatgtaaacattatattaagtggcattgtttaaagtggctagtggtacatttttacataatttccatcaattcctattattaaagtggctggagttgagtcagtatgttggcagcggccgct
Above is a genomic segment from Salvelinus namaycush isolate Seneca unplaced genomic scaffold, SaNama_1.0 Scaffold1474, whole genome shotgun sequence containing:
- the LOC120036770 gene encoding immunoglobulin lambda-like polypeptide 1, which gives rise to FGPGTKLIVTDGDLATPAVTLFPPSTEDLKSSRATLVCLTSNLSQKSKGLADVSWMSNSESVTEDVSTSPAEQQPDKTFKISSYLTIQTAEWDKGVVVVSLLSLN